Proteins encoded within one genomic window of Micromonospora halotolerans:
- a CDS encoding acetylornithine transaminase → MSTLVERWGQAMMDNYGTPPLALVSGSGAVVVDEAGREYVDLLGGIAVNALGHAHPAVVAAVSRQVATLGHVSNLFVAEPPVALAELLLALAGRPGRVFLANSGAEANEAAFKLSRLTGRTHVVATHGGFHGRTMGALALTGQPAKADPFRPLPGEVTHVPYGDAAALAEAVTDATAMVIVEPIQGENGVVVPPPGYLAEARRITAAHGALLVLDEVQTGVGRTGHWFAHQAEGVEPDVVTLAKGLGGGLPLGACLAFGQAADLLTPGSHGTTFGGNPVSCAAALAVVATIANEGLLDHVKRVGERLRRGVEGLGHSLVAEVRGAGLLLGIVLAAPVSGAVTGALREAGFLVNPVQPGVVRLAPPLILTAEQVDAFLAALPAALDAAAPAPAATEVPA, encoded by the coding sequence ATGAGCACGCTGGTCGAACGCTGGGGCCAGGCCATGATGGACAACTACGGCACCCCGCCGCTGGCGCTCGTCTCCGGCTCCGGCGCCGTCGTGGTCGACGAGGCCGGCCGGGAGTACGTCGACCTGCTCGGCGGCATCGCGGTCAACGCCCTCGGGCACGCCCACCCCGCCGTGGTGGCCGCCGTGTCCCGGCAGGTCGCCACCCTCGGGCACGTGTCGAACCTGTTCGTCGCCGAGCCGCCGGTGGCCCTGGCGGAGCTGCTGCTGGCGCTGGCCGGCCGCCCCGGCCGCGTGTTCCTCGCCAACTCGGGCGCCGAGGCCAACGAGGCCGCGTTCAAGCTCTCCCGGCTCACCGGCCGCACCCACGTGGTGGCCACGCACGGCGGCTTCCACGGCCGGACCATGGGGGCGCTGGCGCTGACCGGCCAGCCGGCCAAGGCCGACCCGTTCCGCCCGCTGCCCGGCGAGGTCACCCACGTCCCGTACGGCGACGCCGCGGCCCTGGCCGAGGCGGTCACCGACGCCACCGCCATGGTGATCGTCGAGCCGATCCAGGGGGAGAACGGCGTCGTCGTCCCGCCGCCCGGCTACCTGGCCGAGGCCCGCCGGATCACCGCCGCGCACGGCGCGCTGCTGGTGCTCGACGAGGTGCAGACCGGGGTCGGCCGCACCGGGCACTGGTTCGCCCACCAGGCCGAGGGTGTCGAGCCGGACGTCGTCACCCTGGCCAAGGGGCTCGGCGGCGGGCTGCCGCTCGGCGCCTGCCTGGCGTTCGGGCAGGCCGCCGACCTGCTCACGCCCGGCTCGCACGGCACCACGTTCGGGGGAAACCCGGTCAGTTGCGCCGCCGCGCTCGCGGTGGTCGCCACCATTGCCAACGAGGGGCTGCTCGACCACGTGAAGCGGGTCGGCGAGCGGCTGCGGCGCGGCGTCGAGGGGCTCGGGCACTCGCTCGTCGCCGAGGTCCGCGGCGCCGGCCTGCTGCTCGGCATCGTGCTCGCCGCGCCGGTCTCCGGCGCGGTGACCGGCGCGCTGCGCGAGGCCGGGTTCCTGGTCAACCCGGTGCAGCCGGGCGTGGTCCGGCTCGCTCCTCCGCTGATCCTCACGGCAGAGCAGGTCGACGCCTTCCTCGCCGCGCTGCCCGCCGCCCTCGACGCCGCCGCCCCCGCACCCGCCGCCACGGAGGTCCCCGCATGA
- a CDS encoding arginine repressor, giving the protein MTAPLTRAARHGRIVELIRDKAIHSQTELADLLAGDGIQVTQATLSRDLKELGAVTARGGDGRGVYLIPEDGHRPLRDAEAAPARLVRLLRELLNGVDSSGNIAVLRTPPGAAQYLASALDRAGLSEIVGTIAGDDTILVVAREADGGAALGDKLAAWARREENVEGSTTP; this is encoded by the coding sequence GTGACCGCCCCGCTGACCCGTGCCGCGCGGCACGGCCGCATCGTCGAGCTGATCCGCGACAAGGCCATCCACTCGCAGACCGAGCTGGCCGACCTGCTCGCCGGTGACGGCATCCAGGTCACCCAGGCCACCCTCTCCCGGGACCTCAAGGAACTGGGGGCGGTCACCGCGCGCGGCGGCGACGGGCGGGGCGTCTACCTGATCCCGGAGGACGGCCACCGGCCGCTGCGCGACGCCGAGGCGGCGCCGGCCCGCCTCGTCCGGCTGCTGCGCGAGCTGCTCAACGGGGTCGACTCCAGCGGCAACATCGCCGTGCTGCGCACCCCGCCGGGCGCAGCCCAGTACCTGGCCAGCGCGTTGGACCGAGCGGGCCTGTCCGAGATCGTCGGCACCATCGCCGGCGACGACACCATCCTCGTCGTGGCCCGCGAGGCCGACGGCGGCGCCGCGTTGGGCGACAAGCTCGCCGCCTGGGCCCGCCGGGAAGAGAACGTTGAAGGGAGCACCACACCATGA
- the argB gene encoding acetylglutamate kinase, whose translation MSLTADLTRAQAKAATLIEALPWLARLSGATVVVKYGGNAMVDPELQRAFAADMVFLRYAGLKPVVVHGGGPQISAMLGRLGIASEFKGGLRVTTPEAMDVVRMVLVGQVGRELVGLINAHGPFAVGLSGEDAGLFTAVRRPAYVDGEPVDVGQVGDVESVDVSAVADLIAAGRIPVISTVAPDADGVLHNLNADTAAAALAVALDARKLVVLTDVPGLYADWPDTASLVSEITTDDLAKLLPSLESGMVPKMEACLRAVRGGVPAAHVVDGRVAHSTLLEVFTSEGFGTMVISS comes from the coding sequence ATGAGCCTCACCGCCGACCTCACCCGGGCCCAGGCCAAGGCCGCGACGCTGATCGAGGCCCTGCCGTGGCTGGCCCGGCTCTCCGGCGCCACCGTCGTGGTCAAGTACGGCGGCAACGCCATGGTCGACCCCGAGCTGCAGCGGGCGTTCGCCGCGGACATGGTCTTCCTCCGGTACGCCGGCCTCAAGCCGGTCGTCGTGCACGGCGGCGGCCCGCAGATCTCCGCCATGCTCGGCCGGCTCGGCATCGCCAGCGAGTTCAAGGGCGGCCTTCGGGTCACCACCCCCGAGGCCATGGACGTCGTCCGGATGGTCCTCGTGGGGCAGGTCGGCCGCGAGCTGGTCGGCCTGATCAACGCACACGGCCCGTTCGCGGTCGGCCTCTCCGGCGAGGACGCCGGCCTGTTCACCGCGGTGCGCCGCCCGGCGTACGTGGACGGGGAGCCGGTCGACGTGGGGCAGGTCGGCGACGTGGAGTCGGTGGACGTCTCGGCCGTGGCCGACCTCATCGCGGCCGGCCGGATCCCGGTCATCTCCACGGTCGCGCCGGACGCCGACGGGGTGCTGCACAACCTCAACGCCGACACGGCCGCCGCCGCGCTCGCCGTCGCCCTGGACGCGCGCAAGCTGGTCGTCCTCACCGACGTGCCCGGCCTCTACGCCGACTGGCCCGACACGGCCAGCCTGGTCAGCGAGATCACCACCGACGACCTGGCGAAGCTGCTGCCGTCCCTGGAGTCCGGGATGGTCCCGAAGATGGAGGCCTGCCTGCGGGCGGTGCGCGGGGGAGTGCCCGCCGCGCACGTCGTCGACGGCCGGGTCGCCCACTCGACGCTGCTGGAAGTGTTCACGTCGGAAGGATTCGGCACGATGGTGATCTCCTCATGA
- a CDS encoding argininosuccinate synthase has protein sequence MTERVVLAYSGGLDTSVAIPYLAEQTGAEVIAVAVDVGQGGEDLNAIRQRALDCGAVESEVVDACDEFAAEYCLPAIRANALYMDRYPLVSALSRPLIVKHLVAAARKHGGTIVSHGCTGKGNDQVRFEVGLSALAPELKIIAPARDFAWTRDKAIAFAEEKGLPIDVSAKSPYSIDQNLWGRAVETGFLEDIWNGPIEDLYSYTADPAQERDADEVVITFDAGVPVAVDGETVTPYQAILELNRRAGAQGVGRLDMVEDRLVGIKSREVYEAPGAIALIAAHQELEAVTVERDLARFKRGVDQRWGELVYDGLWFSPLKRSLDAFIDDAQQHVSGEVRLTLHGGRATVTGRRSEASLYDFGMATYDTGDTFDQSLAKGFVQLWGLPSKMAAARDARLGGA, from the coding sequence ATGACCGAGCGGGTCGTCCTGGCGTACTCCGGGGGTCTCGACACCTCCGTCGCCATTCCCTACCTGGCCGAGCAGACCGGCGCCGAGGTGATCGCGGTGGCGGTCGACGTCGGCCAGGGCGGCGAGGACCTGAACGCCATCCGGCAGCGCGCGCTGGACTGCGGCGCCGTCGAGTCCGAGGTGGTCGACGCGTGCGACGAGTTCGCCGCCGAGTACTGCCTGCCGGCCATTCGGGCCAACGCCCTCTACATGGACCGCTACCCGCTGGTCTCCGCGCTGTCCCGGCCGCTGATCGTCAAGCACCTGGTGGCCGCGGCGCGCAAGCACGGCGGCACCATCGTGTCGCACGGCTGCACCGGCAAGGGCAACGACCAGGTCCGCTTCGAGGTCGGCCTGTCCGCGCTCGCCCCCGAGCTGAAGATCATCGCGCCGGCCCGCGACTTCGCCTGGACCCGGGACAAGGCGATCGCCTTCGCCGAGGAGAAGGGCCTGCCGATCGACGTGTCGGCGAAGTCGCCGTACTCCATCGACCAGAACCTGTGGGGACGCGCGGTGGAGACCGGCTTCCTGGAGGACATCTGGAACGGCCCGATCGAGGACCTCTACTCCTACACGGCCGACCCGGCGCAGGAGCGGGACGCCGACGAGGTGGTCATCACCTTCGACGCCGGCGTGCCGGTCGCCGTCGACGGCGAGACCGTCACCCCGTACCAGGCGATCCTGGAGCTGAACCGGCGCGCCGGCGCCCAGGGCGTCGGCCGGCTCGACATGGTCGAAGACCGCCTCGTCGGCATCAAGAGCCGCGAGGTCTACGAGGCCCCGGGCGCGATCGCGCTGATCGCCGCCCATCAGGAGCTCGAGGCGGTCACCGTCGAGCGGGACCTGGCCCGGTTCAAGCGCGGCGTCGACCAGCGCTGGGGCGAGCTGGTCTACGACGGCCTCTGGTTCTCACCGCTCAAGCGGTCGCTCGACGCGTTCATCGACGACGCCCAGCAGCACGTCTCCGGCGAGGTGCGGCTCACCCTGCACGGCGGCCGGGCCACCGTCACGGGCCGGCGCTCCGAGGCCAGCCTCTACGACTTCGGCATGGCCACCTACGACACCGGCGACACCTTCGACCAGTCCCTGGCCAAGGGTTTCGTGCAGCTCTGGGGTCTGCCCAGCAAGATGGCCGCCGCCCGGGACGCCCGGCTCGGCGGCGCGTGA
- the argF gene encoding ornithine carbamoyltransferase, with protein sequence MIRHFLRDDDLAPAEQAAVLDLAARMKADRFAHKPLAGPRSVAVLFDKQSLRTRISFDAGIAELGGHPLVVDTQVTHFGRGETLADAGRVLSRYVAAIVLRTHGDDRIAEVASHATVPVVNALTDTYHPCQLLADLLTVRERCGGTAGRTLAYVGDAANNMAHSYLLAGATAGMHVRIAGPAGFQPDAEIVARAEKIAAGTGGSVRVLTDPVEAVRAADVVATDTWTSMGQESDGQDRVTPFRPYRVDDTLLGHAAAEVIVLHCLPAHRGEEITDEVLDGPHSAVFDQAENRLHAQKALLTFLLEASGSARSDLASPAVATKEAQ encoded by the coding sequence ATGATTCGCCACTTCCTGCGGGACGACGACCTCGCGCCCGCCGAGCAGGCCGCCGTGCTCGACCTCGCCGCCCGGATGAAGGCCGACCGGTTCGCCCACAAGCCCCTGGCCGGCCCGCGGTCGGTGGCGGTGCTGTTCGACAAGCAGAGCCTGCGCACCCGGATCTCGTTCGACGCGGGCATCGCCGAGCTGGGCGGGCACCCGCTCGTGGTGGATACCCAGGTCACCCACTTCGGCCGGGGCGAGACCCTCGCCGACGCCGGCCGGGTGCTGTCCCGCTACGTCGCCGCGATCGTGCTGCGCACCCACGGCGACGACCGGATCGCCGAGGTCGCCAGCCACGCCACCGTGCCGGTGGTCAACGCGCTCACCGACACCTACCACCCCTGCCAGCTCCTCGCCGACCTGCTCACCGTCCGGGAACGCTGCGGCGGCACCGCCGGGCGCACCCTGGCGTACGTCGGGGACGCCGCCAACAACATGGCGCACTCCTACCTGCTGGCCGGGGCGACCGCCGGGATGCACGTGCGGATCGCCGGCCCGGCCGGCTTCCAGCCGGACGCCGAGATCGTCGCGCGGGCCGAGAAGATCGCCGCCGGCACCGGCGGTTCGGTCCGGGTGCTCACCGACCCGGTCGAGGCGGTCCGCGCCGCCGACGTCGTCGCCACCGACACCTGGACCTCGATGGGCCAGGAGTCCGACGGCCAGGACCGCGTCACGCCGTTCCGGCCGTACCGGGTCGACGACACGCTGCTCGGCCACGCCGCGGCCGAGGTGATCGTGCTGCACTGCCTGCCCGCCCATCGGGGCGAGGAGATCACCGACGAGGTGCTCGACGGGCCGCACAGCGCCGTCTTCGACCAGGCGGAGAATCGCCTGCACGCCCAGAAGGCGCTGCTGACGTTTCTCCTGGAGGCATCCGGGAGCGCGAGGAGTGACCTTGCGAGCCCCGCAGTCGCGACCAAGGAGGCTCAGTGA
- the argH gene encoding argininosuccinate lyase — MGGVDDKSLTENSAPANRTSLWGGRFAGGPAEALARLSVSVQFDWRLAPYDIAGSRAHARVLAGAGLLDPEELGRILAALDDLEAACAAGTFRPTIDDEDVHTALERGLLERLGSLGGKLRAGRSRNDQVATDLRLYLRDHARGVAARLVELAEALVEQAERHVETAAPGMTHLQHAQPVTFGHWLLAHVQPLLRDLERLRDWDHRCAVSPLGAGALAGSGLPLDPAAVAKELGFRTSFANSMDAVADRDFVAEFLFVTAMIGVHLSRLGEEVVLWTSQEFGWVELDDAFATGSSIMPQKKNADIAELARGKSGRLVGGLMSVLTMLKGLPMTYDRDMQEDKEPAFDAVDTLELLLPALAGMISTMTVRVDRLVAAAPVGFSLATEVADWLVRQNVPFRDAHEITGRLVALCVARDCALDEVSDSDLAAVSEHLDPSVRNVLSVRSALAARITPGSTGPAPVADQLAAAADKLAGWRDWTAERVVPR; from the coding sequence ATGGGTGGGGTGGACGACAAGAGCCTGACCGAGAACAGCGCCCCCGCCAACCGGACGAGCCTCTGGGGAGGCCGGTTCGCCGGCGGACCCGCCGAGGCGCTCGCGCGGCTGTCGGTGAGCGTCCAGTTCGACTGGCGCCTCGCCCCGTACGACATCGCCGGCTCCCGGGCGCACGCCCGGGTCCTGGCCGGCGCGGGCCTGCTCGACCCCGAGGAGCTGGGGAGGATCCTGGCCGCGCTGGACGACCTGGAGGCCGCCTGCGCCGCCGGGACGTTCCGGCCCACGATCGACGACGAGGACGTGCACACCGCGCTGGAGCGCGGCCTGCTGGAGCGGCTCGGGAGCCTCGGCGGCAAGCTGCGGGCCGGCCGCTCCCGCAACGACCAGGTCGCCACCGACCTGCGGCTCTACCTGCGCGACCACGCCCGCGGCGTGGCCGCCCGGCTGGTCGAGCTGGCCGAGGCCCTGGTGGAGCAGGCGGAGCGGCACGTGGAGACCGCCGCGCCCGGCATGACCCACCTCCAGCACGCCCAGCCGGTCACCTTCGGCCACTGGCTGCTCGCCCACGTGCAGCCGCTCCTGCGGGACCTGGAACGGCTGCGCGACTGGGACCACCGGTGCGCCGTCAGCCCGCTGGGCGCGGGCGCGCTCGCCGGCTCCGGCCTGCCGCTGGACCCGGCGGCCGTCGCCAAGGAACTGGGCTTCCGCACGTCCTTCGCCAACTCGATGGACGCGGTGGCCGACCGGGACTTCGTGGCCGAGTTCCTCTTCGTCACCGCGATGATCGGCGTGCACCTGTCCCGCCTCGGCGAGGAGGTGGTGCTCTGGACCTCGCAGGAGTTCGGCTGGGTCGAGCTGGACGACGCGTTCGCCACCGGGTCGTCGATCATGCCGCAGAAGAAGAACGCGGACATCGCCGAGCTGGCCCGGGGCAAGTCCGGGCGCCTGGTCGGCGGCCTCATGAGCGTGCTCACCATGCTCAAGGGCCTGCCGATGACCTACGACCGGGACATGCAGGAGGACAAGGAGCCGGCCTTCGACGCGGTCGACACCCTGGAGCTGCTGCTCCCCGCCCTCGCCGGGATGATCTCCACGATGACGGTCCGGGTCGACCGCCTGGTGGCCGCCGCGCCGGTGGGCTTCTCGCTCGCCACCGAGGTGGCCGACTGGCTGGTCCGCCAGAACGTGCCGTTCCGCGACGCGCACGAGATCACCGGCCGGCTGGTGGCGCTCTGCGTGGCCCGCGACTGTGCCCTGGACGAGGTCTCCGACTCCGACCTGGCCGCGGTCAGCGAGCACCTCGACCCCTCGGTGCGGAACGTGCTCTCGGTGCGCTCCGCCCTGGCCGCCCGGATCACCCCCGGCTCCACCGGCCCCGCTCCGGTGGCCGATCAGCTCGCCGCCGCCGCGGACAAGCTGGCCGGCTGGCGGGACTGGACCGCCGAGCGGGTCGTGCCCCGCTGA